The genomic DNA CCCTTCATTCAGCCCTCTCGGTGCATGCACTCGCCTCTCTGAAAGGATACTCACCACCACAGGCCGCTTGAACTCGATTTCCCGAACCAACCCATCTCCTCCACTGTGAATCCCTACTCCTCCACTGTTCTCCCTGATCCCGAACCTGTGAAGAAGCACAGGGTACCTCTGCTCGAAGATCTCCGGGTCAGTCATCCGTGTGTTGGTCATGTGGCACTGGACCCCACTAGTGCCATTCCAGGTGGGCCCGGCCCCACTCCCACCACCGATTGTTTCGTAGTACCCAAAAGTTTCATCCCCGAAGGTTAAGTTATTCATACAACCCTGAGAGCAAGCACAGGCCCGAAAGGCCATGAGGACAACATCAGTCACTCGCTGCGACGTCAGCACATTGCCTCCCACCACTGCAGCTTTATCACTGGGTGAGAGGAATGAACCCTCAGGGATAATAATTCTCACAGGGGCCAAGCAGCCTTGATTGAGCGGAATCTCGACGTCCACTAGGCAGCGGAGGCAGTATATCACTGCTGCAGCAGTAACTGCCTCTGGGGCGTTCCAGTTCCCATAGACCTCTGGGCTAGTCCCATGAAAATCAAAGACTGCCTCCCCTTTGATAGGATCGATCGTGAGTGTCAATTTTATGCTTGAACCGTCATCCATGTAATCCTCTTCCTCAATTGTGACCATCTTTTCCTCTGACGTGACTTTGCCTGCGACAGACTTGAGCATCTCTCTCACAGCTTGTTCTGCGTTGCTCTGTACATGTTTCATGTATGCTTGGACAGTTTCCAACCCGTACTGCCCAATCAGCTCTTTGATCAATGAGATCCCTCTCTGGTTTGCTGCTACTTGCGCGTGAAGATCGGATAAATTATCTTGTAATCTTCGTGTTCCTGGAATCTTATTCCCTGAAGACTCGTCAGGGCACGGAAATTTAAGTAGCTTCACAATTCCTTCTTCTTGGAACACCCCCTTCTCTACTAGTTTGAATGCCTTGATTGCTGCCCCTTCCTCCCATATGAACTTCGAGAAGGGCGGCATGCTCCCCGGGGTAATTCCCCCAATCTCTGCATGGTGGCCCCGACTTGCTACAAAAAACACAAGCTTCCCATTGTCAAAAACAGGAGTAATAACAGTGATGTCTGGGAGGTGGCTCCCACCACTACAGGGATGATTAGTCACCAGAACATCTCCTTCAATCAGATTTTCTACCCAGTACTTGAGTTGCCACTTCACAGTGCTCGACATGGCGCCAAGGTGGACAGGGACATGCGGGGCATTTGCCACGAGCCCACCCTCAGGATCAAAAAGCGCACACGAGAAGTCTAACCGCTCTTTTATATTAGTTGATATTGAAGTTCTCTGTAGGGTCCGCCCCATTTGCTCGGCAATCCCCATAAAACGGTGATTGAAGATCGACAACTGCACCACATCGGCGACTTTGCTATTATCTGCCACATTGGAAGTGCTACTAGTAGCATCAGGCTCAATCTCAATCTTTAAGTTCCCGTAGTTCGTTATAACTGCTCTACACATGGGCTCCACAATCACAGTGCTGTTCCCGTTCATGATGATAACAGGACCTAGCACAGCATGCCCAGGACCCATGTTCTCGAGTTTGTACAGAGGTGCCTCATGCCATCCATTCCCGAAGTATATCTTATAACAGCCTTCGGCTTTAGGGGTTGTAGTCAAAGCAGGGTGCTGGACTTGCGGCTTCAGTATGTTTGTAACTCCTATCCCACGAACTCTGACATCACATATTAACACGTTCCTGTTCTGCAGTTTAAAGCCATACTCTCGCTGAAAGAGCTTCACAAACTCCACAGCATAGTCAAACCCTGAACATTCTTGTCGCTTTACCATGATTGCAGTATCTGTGCCTTCATACCTCAGATTCAAGTATGTCTCTGTTgttatattttcttctttgaacCCTTGCTTGAGTAACTTTTTCTTCACCTGCTCGGATAACATAGCTTCTCTACGAGAGGATTCAAGGATTGATTCATTGCTGTAAATAGACGAATAGGGCTCTTGGGCCTCTTCAATAACATCTGCTAATCCCATTCCATATGCACTTAAAATGCCACAAAATCGGTGAATTAGTACTTCCCTCATTCCCAACAACCGAGCAATAGCACAGGAATGCTGTGGACCTGCACCTCCAAAACAAGCTAGTGCGTGATTGCCTGTCTCGTGGCCCTTCATTTCTGTCAGCTGCCTTATAGGGCGGCACATTGTTTCATTGGCCACATTCACAAAGCCGAGAGCAATCTCCTCCACAGACATGTCTTTTGTGTGAGGGTCCTGGCTCTTTCGATAAGAATTAATTTCCTCGGAGAGCTTCTCAAATGCTCTCCTTGTGGCCTCAACATCTAATGGCTGGTCCTCTTTCGGGCCGAAGATGGacggaaaatagtcgggaaTGACATAGCCTAGGATCAAGTTTGCATCAGTAACTGCCAATTCCCCACCCTTGCGATAGCACACAGGCCCAGGATGGGCACCGACCGACTCGGGCCCCACGCGGAACGCCCCGAACTGGAACTTCAGCTTTGACCCACCACCAGCAGCCACAGTGTTAATGTCCAACTGAGGGGCTTGAATTATTGCTCCAGCAATTTGGGTCTCTAGGACCTGCTCGTAGGTCCCGTCATAACGGCTCACGTCTGTAGACGTGCCCCCCATGTCGAACCCAATGAGTGGCTTCTCAGTCTCGAGCCTAAAAAGGGTTTGAGTGTAACCCACCACACCTCCTGCCGGGCCGGATAATATGGCCTTGTGACCTGAGAAACGGCTCTCTGGGGCAAGCCCACCATCCGACTGCATGAACAGAACATTCACTTTCTCCACTCCTTCATCAAATCGAGATATAAATCCAGAAAGGTACTCTTTGATGACTGGTGTTAAATACGCATCCACTGTGGCGGTTAAACCCCGAGGAACAGCCCGAACCATCGGGGTTAGGGCTGAGGACAGGGACACATGGCGGAATCCCATTCTTCGAGCCAATCTCTCCACTGCGATCTCATGCTCCTGATAAGTGTAGGAATGCATCAAAACTACAGCCAAACAGCTTATCCCTTTCTCGAGCAAACCCTTCAGCGACTGGGTCAGGGATTCTTCATCAATTGGCTTTATAACTCTGACAAGCTCCCCAGAAACCCCACTAATGGGCCCTGTGGAAGAGGAGCTTCGCTTATCATCAGCTTCATTAGGTGAAACGAGCTCGACCCTCTCATCAACTTCAATAACCTCCTCATACAAGTTTGAAGGCTTTGTCACTGTGAGGTCGAATATGTTAGGCCGGGCCTGATTGCCTATCTGCAGCAGATCCTTAAAGCCTTGGGTCACACACAAAGCAATCCTCTCACCCTTTCTCTCAAGAAGAGCATTCGTGGCCACAGTTGTGCCCATCCTTATCCATTCAATCTTGTCGGTTGGAATCTTTGAGGTTCGTGGGATCTTCTCCCCGGTATATTCCTCAAGGATCCTCCTGATCCCCTCCACAGGGGCGTCTTCATAGTTGGCAGGGTCTACGGATAAGAGCTTCAGAACTTGTCCGTCACGGTGTCCAGGGATTTCTGCATAGACGTCAGTGAAAGTCCCACCTCTGTCAATGCAAAATCTGAGCTTTTCAACATTAGCACTCCCCATACCAAGATCAAAAGGCCTGAAATTCGAACCAAGCGAGAAGACAAATCAATATTAACAGCATCGGAAGTATAACAAAGTCTCTCGAAAATTCAATCTAGCAGCTCCAACTTTATGTAATGAACTCGATTTCGAGATTCTATCTAAAAAACTGGAATTTTGAGCTCCTCAAAGCAGTAACAATCGAAAGACTCAACCGATACAACCTTTCCATCAGACATAGTAATCACAGCAATTGAGCTCCTTTCATCAACTGGGGGAAATGAGGATGAAAGGAAAGGATATCTCGCTTCAACCACACAAAACccagataaaaaaaaatggattaattgtgaaaaatgactcagtaaaataaaaagttcaaAGCTTTAcgtcgtcaatcaaatctttCGACAACTCTTCCAATCAACTAGAGCGAATGCAGCAACACAAGGATTATTGACAAACAGGGTCAGCGGGTACCGATGAAATTAATCGGAAAAAGTCCCATGAAACAATTGTAAAGCTTGATAGCGCAGCAGAATACAATCGACAGGATCAGATGCCGTCAGCTGTTCTACGAAGCATTCAACATCTTAAATCAGAAATGGGAAGGAGTTGTGATTGATGAGGAACAAGAAATCAGTATAAAGCTTACGACTTGAGACCGGGAAGAAgacgaaggagaagaagaagctggaaGCTCTCAGCGTCAGCGGTGATAGCACTGCACTGCAGCACTGATGTTATGATGATCTAATGATATAGAGTTGCCTCTCTCCTTCCCTTCAactgattttttattttttttattttttatttcatcatTTATATTCGGAAGCCCACGAATCACAGCTTAATTTAGGTCCAAATCAGATCGACCGGGTAAAATGTtttcgtgaattttctccgtTCACGACTCCACGTCAAAACTCAAGATGAACAAGACCTAAACCTTCCCTGCATggatttattttttccatttgctaATATTCATTGTGATAAACGTTGAATattctttaaaatatttttcggaaGAAATTTTACTGATATaataaaaaggataaaaatcCAAAAGGAAATGATCCGATGTGACCTGGCTCTAGCGTCAGGTAGCCGAATGCATGATCTTCtccattcttttttctatttttctttttctatttgtcAGCCTTTTCCCTTTCTAGCCTAGGCTCTGTcttatttaccaaaaaaagagagcAAAAAGTTTTCGCACTTTAATTTAACAGTTTTATACAAGAGGATAACACACAAATGGTTGAAATTAAAATCAGTCACGAAATCTATAGAATTTCCACTCGGTAGGTAATGTCTAACAGTCAATAAATGGGGCCAGATGTGGCACTTTCCGAGCCAGCGTAGGAATCCAGTGGCCTGATATTCTTGAGTCAGCTCGAAGCTGACCCGATAGGGTGAATCTATATTGCCAATACCTTGTTGGAGAGTAATTATTTTCTGTAATATGACGAGTATAGTATTGCAACTAAATGTCAtattccttttccttttgttgGCAAATCGTAGAATACAGTGagtaaataatttaaataccataaccaaaaaaaaaaaaactaagatTACAATTTTTTCGGGATTTCTACGGTATTCTACCTAATAAATAAACGAATAAATCaggaaaaattaattgttttctAGTGCAAAAACTAATAGTACAGAAAATAATGAGTCCTTAGGTGGTGTTGTCTTCCGGATATCAGAATTCTTCCTCTTCGGAAATAAAGTacccaagatgtctttcctgcaaaattttaaaacgaAAACAGATAAagaccaaaaaatatatatcatatattgaaACTTCCaacgtgttttttttttttaaaaaattgtcaTATATTAAAACTTCCACAGTGAGAAGGAAGTTATCatttcatcaattttcttGGCGAGGCACAATACAGAATGCAACGGTGGAGAGTTTCTCCATAAATTCGAACATGAGAACCAAAAACCGCTTTGCACCAGCAAGGCTAGTTTTCATTACTGACTGATGCAAATCGATGTCATCTGAGAAGATCTTTCATCTCCTATCAACTTTCCTCTCGTATCAActtctgttttctttttctttcaagtAGTTTCTCTCCCTCCATAGGTTTTTCAGCTGTATTATATAGGCTTACCTGTGCCTGCGTGCGTTTTTTGTTCCGCAGTTGGGTTCGTGCTTTGCTTATAGGTGCGTTTTTGGACTTGTAGATCCTCTGCaaccgaaaagaaaaccgGATACGGTTAATGAGATATAGCATAGTAGAGGAAAATTTCCGATGACCTTCTCGTAGTGTTGGATCTAATGGTGCAAGGATGATGCAATCCGAGGATCCATACTCTACAgagttattatatataataagtgTTCATTACACCATAGATCTAGTCGAACTGAAAATTTTAGTACCTGACGAATTCCTCTGTCCCTACGGCTGATATATACTAGCATGCCATCATCTTCATAGTCTACTCCAGGGATCGAGGCTATGGATCCAGCAGGCGGAATATAACGTTTAGCGATCTGTTAAATCATGAAATTACCAGGTATACTTAGACCCATGGGAAGGGAATGAGTAATTCGTAAGCATCTGCGATAGTTGTGAAGCTGAATGTTAGATATAGAAttaccttttcttcttctgcttcgTAGAGTTCACATCTTGGAGCACTCTCCACTTTCATTCTAAACTCAAATACATCTCGGACGAGCTCATTTTCCTAATCGAACCCAGACGAGTCAGCAAAGAAGAAATCTTGGAGCAGTAATAGTGGAAATGtcaccaaaaataaaagaactaaCCCGCATGTGCAAGTCAAATCCTTCGCTTCCTAAAAACTTCTTAAAGAATTTCAGCTGTTGGTATACAAGAGGAAGCAAGTCAAGTTTCAAACTCGATAGAAAAGTTGAATGCCAGGGGGGGAAAAAGGAAACGCTGAGAGGACATGATTAAAATACCTGCACCCTTTGAGCATATGTAGACAGGACTACTTCCTGTTTACCAATCTTCTGACTTTTTTCCTGGATATCCGAAGAAATAAAGGATTCAATGTCTGTTGAGAATCCACTAAGTGCACTATCATTTGAAATGAAACTGCTACCTGAAAGTATTTTGAAACATCAGATTTCGAGTCTGAGATGTTGTTTTTAAGCAGCTTGTCTATCTCTTCCTTTAATTCCATCGTTGATGAATTATTTTCGGCAGCAATGTTTGTATATTGAACTGCTTCATCTTTGGATCTAACAAGGTCCCCAGAAAATTTATGTAGAGACCCATTTTCATATATCAAAAAAAGTGCCTCCAAAGCCACACCATGAAGCACTTCATCCTCCAACAATCTGGAGAAGTAAGAAATCGCCCTGCATTAATTAGCACTGCATTGTTAATATCACATCGCAATCATATTTCTTATAAGCAGAGTTGAAGATCTTGGTGATATGGAAAGGGTATCTTAGCCCAACTAGTGTGTTGAGAAAGGATGCACGCTCACCCTTTCCAACATCTGCAACTGAGTCTCCATCCATCAAGAGTTGACAGGAGAAAAGACCACGCAGATATCAGACACATCTTCCTGTCAGTATTTCCTGTTGCCTGAGAGGAAGAAGCCATAAAATATTTACAAGTCAATGAAAttgtttaatatttcaatGATAGTTCCTTATTTTCCCACATCAAACAATGTTAAAGTTTCAAAACTTGATCAGAGGAGACAGATTATGCACTTACAACACCATTATAAGAACCCAGATATGTCATACACTATAACTTTGACTGGAACTGACTGTAAAAGATGCCAACTGAATTCAATAAACAGAACAGTCCATGTCATGGCAGTAGAAATACATACAGTTGAGTCACTGCCTTGATGGATGTTGTCCCATATTATCTGCATCATATTCTCCACCTCCATTGAATTCTCATTACAGAAAAATGTGATGATGGCCAAACCATCTAATTCCTGGAGAAAGTTTTCCATATCACTAAAAATATTCCACATCAAATAATGATATGAAGTTAATTGCACAAGTTTTAAATACCTTTGAAGTATTAGAATTGGAATTTAGAGCCTTGGACAGTAAGGGTGTTGACTCATTGTAGAGCTCATGTGCCTTATCCCTGCAATGGATGGTCATTGCCAGCAGTCCTACAAAATATACAGAGGAGCAATTTTAGATTCGGACAATAGATGAGTTCCAGTGGGGTATGAGACtagaaaaaaatcgaaaacttACCAAGTGCATTAGAGGCgagatctctctctctggcaGGGCCCTTCTTCAGCGAAATTAGGAACCGATACAATAAGGTTGCAAAACTACGAGGGAACAAAATTGCCTAACGTCACCAAGTTGAGTACAGCAGGAATGTGAATAAACTGTAGTCACTAACAAACCGCTCAAaccaagaaaagaaggaaCACAGAAGTTATTCACTTCAGAAACTCATAGCAAGAAGAAAACTGTGTAACCTAATCTTACCAATATCTTGTCTGACAAGATACTACTGTCTACATTATCTGTACCGCTGTAAA from Punica granatum isolate Tunisia-2019 chromosome 2, ASM765513v2, whole genome shotgun sequence includes the following:
- the LOC116194852 gene encoding 5-oxoprolinase-like is translated as MGSANVEKLRFCIDRGGTFTDVYAEIPGHRDGQVLKLLSVDPANYEDAPVEGIRRILEEYTGEKIPRTSKIPTDKIEWIRMGTTVATNALLERKGERIALCVTQGFKDLLQIGNQARPNIFDLTVTKPSNLYEEVIEVDERVELVSPNEADDKRSSSSTGPISGVSGELVRVIKPIDEESLTQSLKGLLEKGISCLAVVLMHSYTYQEHEIAVERLARRMGFRHVSLSSALTPMVRAVPRGLTATVDAYLTPVIKEYLSGFISRFDEGVEKVNVLFMQSDGGLAPESRFSGHKAILSGPAGGVVGYTQTLFRLETEKPLIGFDMGGTSTDVSRYDGTYEQVLETQIAGAIIQAPQLDINTVAAGGGSKLKFQFGAFRVGPESVGAHPGPVCYRKGGELAVTDANLILGYVIPDYFPSIFGPKEDQPLDVEATRRAFEKLSEEINSYRKSQDPHTKDMSVEEIALGFVNVANETMCRPIRQLTEMKGHETGNHALACFGGAGPQHSCAIARLLGMREVLIHRFCGILSAYGMGLADVIEEAQEPYSSIYSNESILESSRREAMLSEQVKKKLLKQGFKEENITTETYLNLRYEGTDTAIMVKRQECSGFDYAVEFVKLFQREYGFKLQNRNVLICDVRVRGIGVTNILKPQVQHPALTTTPKAEGCYKIYFGNGWHEAPLYKLENMGPGHAVLGPVIIMNGNSTVIVEPMCRAVITNYGNLKIEIEPDATSSTSNVADNSKVADVVQLSIFNHRFMGIAEQMGRTLQRTSISTNIKERLDFSCALFDPEGGLVANAPHVPVHLGAMSSTVKWQLKYWVENLIEGDVLVTNHPCSGGSHLPDITVITPVFDNGKLVFFVASRGHHAEIGGITPGSMPPFSKFIWEEGAAIKAFKLVEKGVFQEEGIVKLLKFPCPDESSGNKIPGTRRLQDNLSDLHAQVAANQRGISLIKELIGQYGLETVQAYMKHVQSNAEQAVREMLKSVAGKVTSEEKMVTIEEEDYMDDGSSIKLTLTIDPIKGEAVFDFHGTSPEVYGNWNAPEAVTAAAVIYCLRCLVDVEIPLNQGCLAPVRIIIPEGSFLSPSDKAAVVGGNVLTSQRVTDVVLMAFRACACSQGCMNNLTFGDETFGYYETIGGGSGAGPTWNGTSGVQCHMTNTRMTDPEIFEQRYPVLLHRFGIRENSGGVGIHSGGDGLVREIEFKRPVVVSILSERRVHAPRGLNEGSPGACGANFLITRDGRGVYLGGKNTVSVQPGEILQILTPGGGGWGCPHP
- the LOC116194466 gene encoding interferon-related developmental regulator 1-like, with amino-acid sequence MTAGKMRGEADDGDSAAALPSISMRIDHYLDELLKKKVSKRVDALTSIIRILSSRMQTEFVEKNFATLLYRFLISLKKGPARERDLASNALGLLAMTIHCRDKAHELYNESTPLLSKALNSNSNTSKELDGLAIITFFCNENSMEVENMMQIIWDNIHQGSDSTATGNTDRKMCLISAWSFLLSTLDGWRLSCRCWKGAISYFSRLLEDEVLHGVALEALFLIYENGSLHKFSGDLVRSKDEAVQYTNIAAENNSSTMELKEEIDKLLKNNISDSKSDVSKYFQEKSQKIGKQEVVLSTYAQRVQLKFFKKFLGSEGFDLHMRENELVRDVFEFRMKVESAPRCELYEAEEEKIAKRYIPPAGSIASIPGVDYEDDGMLVYISRRDRGIRQRIYKSKNAPISKARTQLRNKKRTQAQERHLGYFISEEEEF